In Kordiimonas pumila, a single genomic region encodes these proteins:
- a CDS encoding MlaD family protein, with amino-acid sequence METRASYILVGSFVLAFLAGLIAFAIWIAKVDLDAEYTEYDIFFDGSVSGLYKRSIVYYSGIPVGDVRDITLAPKNPQKVRVIVRLRAEVPVNQSTRARLEFQGLTGVAYIELKSGPDGGEQVKPKPGRERASIASEESAFQAVYANAPNLINEAINAILQAQKLLSDENILAVSTSLKNTEKFTGNLAKGSEDITAIVAEVRALLVEVTEATQKISALADTGNTLLEGDGAVLLKEAVTTLQSAQALINHLDGFVTANEDNVTQFVGNSLPEVSRMIIDLRTTAQSLSRLMTRIERNPSEALFGGKETHYDLKSRDTKGDKK; translated from the coding sequence ATGGAAACGCGGGCGTCATATATTCTGGTAGGTAGCTTTGTACTGGCATTTCTAGCCGGGCTAATTGCTTTTGCTATCTGGATAGCCAAAGTTGATCTGGACGCAGAATATACGGAATATGATATCTTTTTTGATGGGTCTGTTTCAGGCCTTTATAAACGCAGCATTGTTTATTATTCAGGCATCCCTGTTGGGGATGTGCGCGATATTACACTTGCCCCTAAAAACCCGCAAAAAGTTAGAGTCATAGTGCGCCTTAGGGCTGAGGTGCCGGTGAATCAAAGCACAAGAGCCCGCCTTGAATTTCAGGGATTAACGGGTGTTGCCTATATTGAACTGAAAAGTGGCCCTGATGGCGGCGAGCAGGTGAAGCCTAAACCGGGTCGTGAGCGGGCATCTATCGCTTCAGAGGAATCGGCTTTTCAAGCAGTATATGCTAATGCGCCTAACCTTATAAACGAAGCGATTAATGCAATTTTGCAGGCGCAAAAACTGCTCAGTGATGAGAATATTCTTGCGGTTTCCACATCGCTTAAAAATACAGAGAAGTTTACTGGAAATCTGGCAAAAGGCAGTGAAGATATTACCGCTATAGTTGCCGAGGTTCGGGCCTTGCTGGTTGAGGTGACTGAGGCGACACAGAAAATATCTGCTCTTGCAGATACGGGTAATACGCTGCTTGAGGGGGACGGTGCAGTTCTGCTGAAAGAGGCGGTAACCACGCTTCAAAGCGCGCAGGCACTTATCAACCATTTGGATGGTTTTGTTACCGCAAATGAAGATAATGTAACCCAGTTTGTGGGCAACAGCCTGCCAGAGGTTTCCAGAATGATTATTGACCTGAGAACCACGGCGCAGAGCCTGTCACGCTTGATGACGCGGATTGAAAGAAACCCGTCAGAGGCCTTATTTGGCGGTAAGGAAACGCATTATGACCTAAAAAGCCGTGATACCAAGGGAGATAAAAAATGA
- a CDS encoding ABC-type transport auxiliary lipoprotein family protein, with the protein MITKATLGLRFSAIVACLAISSCGPLISFGDEGPIASLYTLQYPHAMPITETEGPLVYVASPEMAGRLDSENIVVVLPDKEITSLEGAKWSDHLSDLLRDYITQSLAVQAPATLLGQSTLDVKADCRLGVKVWSMELAPGSTAQDDHVQVSIQLLLLRLADNRLIGQKLFNSSKELKNNGNTSVMEAFNDAMFDISNDYGVWFKEKLPACNSQR; encoded by the coding sequence ATGATAACTAAAGCAACCTTGGGGCTTAGGTTTAGTGCCATAGTGGCATGCCTTGCAATAAGCAGTTGTGGGCCGCTGATCTCTTTTGGGGATGAAGGCCCGATTGCTAGCCTTTACACACTGCAATACCCCCATGCTATGCCGATCACAGAAACGGAAGGCCCCCTCGTTTATGTGGCCTCGCCTGAAATGGCAGGCAGGCTAGACAGCGAGAATATAGTGGTTGTTTTGCCGGATAAGGAAATAACCTCTCTTGAGGGCGCCAAGTGGTCTGACCATTTGTCAGATTTGTTGCGTGACTATATTACCCAATCGCTTGCCGTTCAGGCACCGGCAACCCTTTTAGGGCAGAGCACGCTTGATGTAAAAGCAGACTGTCGTTTAGGTGTTAAAGTATGGTCTATGGAACTGGCTCCGGGCTCCACTGCACAGGACGACCATGTGCAGGTTTCCATACAGTTATTGTTACTGCGCCTCGCCGATAATCGCCTGATTGGGCAAAAGCTTTTCAACAGCTCAAAAGAGCTAAAGAACAATGGTAATACCAGTGTAATGGAGGCCTTCAATGATGCCATGTTTGATATCTCAAACGATTACGGCGTCTGGTTCAAGGAAAAATTACCGGCCTGTAATAGCCAGCGGTAG
- a CDS encoding class I SAM-dependent methyltransferase, producing the protein MHPDVLTIYRFYQSAFGQQVAQLIAGRILQFLPVRPDAVTVGLGYCLPYLDRLAARTLAASGGRFVAFMPARQGVCHWPGHTDNRTCLVEPLDLPLADSSVDHMILVHALEHAARPSALLREIWRVLAPNGHVVIVVPNRLRAWSAAEATPFGHGRPYSKGQLFSVMSDQMLAPDNWDTALAMPPFFIHKMPRLMRFGDKVGAMLSRNLGGALVVHAQKQVYGALPKGSAKAQGVPVLTQSSGSYFKTDT; encoded by the coding sequence ATGCATCCGGATGTACTAACAATTTACCGGTTTTATCAATCTGCGTTTGGCCAGCAGGTCGCGCAGTTGATTGCTGGGAGAATTTTGCAATTTCTACCTGTTCGACCTGATGCGGTTACTGTCGGACTTGGGTATTGTTTGCCGTATCTTGATAGGCTTGCGGCGCGAACTCTTGCTGCGAGCGGCGGCAGGTTTGTTGCTTTTATGCCAGCTCGCCAAGGGGTTTGTCATTGGCCGGGACATACAGATAACCGAACGTGTTTGGTAGAGCCACTAGACTTGCCTCTGGCAGATTCAAGCGTGGATCACATGATTTTGGTCCATGCCCTAGAGCATGCTGCCCGCCCCTCTGCATTACTGCGGGAAATTTGGCGTGTTTTGGCACCAAACGGGCATGTTGTAATAGTTGTGCCTAACAGGCTTAGGGCTTGGTCTGCTGCTGAGGCAACGCCTTTTGGCCATGGTCGGCCCTATAGTAAGGGCCAATTGTTTTCTGTTATGTCTGATCAAATGTTGGCGCCCGATAACTGGGACACAGCCCTCGCCATGCCTCCATTTTTTATTCACAAAATGCCGCGCCTTATGCGCTTTGGCGACAAGGTCGGGGCTATGCTAAGCCGTAATCTTGGTGGCGCTTTGGTGGTGCATGCCCAGAAGCAGGTTTATGGGGCGCTCCCTAAAGGCTCAGCAAAGGCGCAAGGGGTGCCAGTTTTAACGCAGTCGTCTGGATCATATTTTAAAACAGACACATAG
- a CDS encoding DEAD/DEAH box helicase — protein MKNFNDLGLAEAILRAVSAEGYTDPTPIQSSVIPALLDNSDVIGIAQTGTGKTASFVLPSLHKILVDKKPVAPKTCRVLILVPTRELAAQIGDSIKAYGKFMKYTSAVIVGGVKMGPQVAALTRGVDILVATPGRLEDHMGSGNLRLDKIETIILDEADQMLDLGFVPAIRRVMAKSPKDRQTVLLSATMPKQIRSLAQDFLRNPQEISVAQVSKPIDRIEQKLIHVAKENKRRLLAETLSDKDVKCAIVFTRTKHGANKVVEYLEKSGIASAAIHGNKSQAHRQRTLAGFRSGAIKTLVATDIAARGIDVDGVTHVINFELPNVPEVYVHRIGRTARAGSTGVAIAFCDGSEQGFLKDIEKLIGYKISASGTPLAPEAQPKQNTQGRRGGGGGQKQPGNQSARPKQRRPRRKGAAASANGPARLGHERGTDTATAGLSRMLNSDKRGRNGAKKAVATSR, from the coding sequence TTGAAAAATTTTAATGACCTTGGCCTTGCCGAGGCAATTCTTCGTGCTGTATCAGCTGAAGGTTACACTGATCCAACCCCGATACAATCAAGCGTCATTCCTGCATTGCTTGATAACAGCGATGTTATTGGCATTGCTCAAACAGGGACTGGGAAAACTGCGTCTTTTGTGCTGCCTTCGCTGCATAAAATACTGGTGGATAAAAAGCCTGTTGCTCCTAAAACCTGCCGTGTGCTTATTTTGGTGCCGACACGGGAACTTGCGGCCCAGATAGGCGATAGTATTAAGGCGTATGGCAAGTTTATGAAATATACGTCAGCGGTTATTGTTGGCGGTGTAAAAATGGGACCTCAGGTTGCGGCACTCACACGCGGTGTTGATATTCTTGTTGCCACCCCTGGTCGCCTTGAAGACCATATGGGCTCCGGTAATCTGCGGCTTGATAAGATAGAAACCATCATTCTGGATGAAGCGGATCAAATGCTTGATCTGGGTTTTGTGCCTGCTATTCGGCGGGTTATGGCAAAATCGCCTAAAGACAGGCAAACGGTTTTACTGTCGGCAACAATGCCAAAGCAGATAAGGTCACTTGCTCAGGATTTTCTTAGAAACCCTCAAGAAATTTCTGTGGCACAAGTCTCTAAACCAATCGACCGGATTGAGCAGAAGCTTATTCATGTTGCAAAAGAGAACAAACGCCGTTTGCTGGCTGAAACGCTTTCTGACAAAGACGTGAAATGTGCTATTGTGTTTACGCGTACCAAACACGGCGCTAACAAGGTGGTAGAGTACCTTGAAAAGTCAGGTATTGCATCGGCGGCTATTCACGGTAACAAAAGTCAGGCACACCGCCAGCGCACCCTTGCGGGTTTTCGGTCAGGTGCCATTAAAACCCTTGTTGCGACAGACATTGCCGCACGCGGCATTGATGTGGACGGTGTTACCCATGTTATTAATTTTGAGCTACCAAACGTGCCAGAAGTTTATGTGCACCGTATTGGCCGCACGGCACGTGCTGGCTCCACAGGAGTGGCGATTGCCTTTTGTGATGGTAGCGAGCAGGGCTTTTTGAAAGATATTGAAAAGCTGATTGGGTATAAAATCAGTGCGTCAGGAACACCGCTTGCGCCAGAAGCTCAGCCAAAGCAAAATACACAAGGACGCCGCGGCGGTGGTGGTGGCCAAAAGCAACCGGGTAATCAGAGTGCTCGACCAAAACAGCGCAGGCCACGCCGTAAAGGTGCCGCAGCTTCAGCAAATGGGCCTGCACGCTTAGGGCATGAGCGGGGCACTGATACAGCGACAGCTGGATTGTCTCGTATGTTGAATAGCGACAAGAGAGGCAGAAACGGCGCTAAAAAGGCTGTTGCTACGTCACGGTAA
- a CDS encoding SMc00767 family acetate metabolism repressor, protein MSDTADKPSMEEGQEMAIRQVANALHRLNDAVIAAVSKGVTVELMRASRYHNEEGAWGDMLVPIIHKQD, encoded by the coding sequence ATGAGCGATACGGCAGACAAACCATCTATGGAAGAAGGTCAAGAGATGGCCATTCGTCAAGTTGCAAACGCCCTGCACAGATTGAATGATGCTGTTATTGCTGCGGTCAGCAAAGGCGTGACAGTAGAATTGATGCGCGCTTCACGGTACCACAATGAAGAAGGTGCTTGGGGCGATATGCTGGTGCCTATCATCCACAAGCAGGACTAA
- the rraA gene encoding ribonuclease E activity regulator RraA gives MPRKIATPKLATADVCDAMGKAVKVLPVKFQDFGGNIDFAGPAVTVRTLDDNSKVKALLATKGEGRVLVVDGDGSERTALMGGNLAVLAAQNGWAGAVIYGCVRDSHELCREDVGIKALGTCPRKTEKLDRGEIDCEIAIAGVTVHPGNWIVADADGVVVTKELPSLDGQ, from the coding sequence ATGCCTAGAAAAATTGCTACACCAAAACTTGCAACAGCGGATGTCTGCGATGCCATGGGCAAGGCAGTGAAAGTGCTGCCTGTCAAGTTTCAGGACTTTGGCGGCAATATTGATTTTGCAGGTCCGGCTGTTACTGTTCGGACATTAGACGATAACAGCAAGGTAAAAGCTTTGCTTGCCACCAAAGGCGAAGGCAGGGTGCTGGTTGTTGACGGTGATGGCAGTGAACGTACGGCTCTTATGGGTGGTAACCTTGCGGTGCTTGCGGCCCAGAATGGCTGGGCCGGGGCTGTTATTTATGGCTGCGTGCGCGATAGCCATGAACTATGCCGTGAAGACGTGGGTATTAAAGCCCTTGGCACATGCCCGCGCAAAACCGAAAAGTTAGACCGGGGCGAAATTGACTGCGAAATTGCGATCGCAGGGGTTACGGTTCACCCTGGTAATTGGATTGTGGCGGACGCTGACGGCGTTGTTGTCACAAAAGAGTTGCCATCCCTCGATGGGCAATAG